The window CTGCTGTCATAGGAATCGTCAACCTCGCTCCATCTGCTAAAATATGTTAGTTGAATGTGTCCTAAAAACAAAATGACATGAGAAATCAAAACAATTTTTTCCTACATTTTCTGCAGAAGTGAACTGTAATTATTCTTTTGcagctaaaaaaaaaaacagtatcatTAAGAATAATGGCATCATTAAGCACTAGAAGCTATTACTGTGGGTGAATTCACTGCACTGGAATTGAAGCTTCAGACAGGAAATGAAGATACTAATTATAGGATAAAACGCCTACTCATTTAATTGGAGGCAAGTAAGCAACAGAAAGAGATATTaaggaaaaaaatgcatttgcaaAAGTTCCTGACCTTTATCATCCAACAAGATGTTGTTTGGGTTCAAATCATGGCATATGATTCCTTCGTGATGAAGTGCATCAAGGGCGACAaccatctgtgctgcccaatgttGAATACAACTCTCTGGAATGCGAACATTGGAAGCTCGCATAtaactttcttccagctctttaaATATGTGTGATACTAACTTATCTCCGTTTGTCCTTGTGGTAATATTATTTTCTCCTACTGGATTGTCATTGATGCTCTCTGAATGTGAAACAATGTCCTGAGTTCCTTCATCACAGGTGCCTGTGTGTTCTCCAAATTCTTTATCTTCATGCGAGACTTCTTTCTTGCCCGTAACAACTTCTTTCATTGTTCTGGCGAGTTCTTTATGATCAGAATAATCTTCAGCTGTAACAGTTACGTAAGACCTAATAGGATCATGTGATTGAGGAGTTTTTTTATTGCTGTACGTCAAGTCCAAGGTGCTACAAGATGCAACATTTATACATGATGTATTTTCAGTTTGGGTAATGGGGAATAAAGAATTAACTTCTTTGTCAGCAGGAATGTTGGCATTGAGTCGTTCACTTACattttgttcctctctgttctcaGAAAATTGTAATTGCTGCCTGGAGACTTTATCTATGTTTCCATCAATAGAGGCTTCTTCATCATCGAGTAAAATCTGTCCCAGTGTTTCTTGAGAATTCATACAATGGTCAATATTGTAATTAATTTGTAAAACATCAGGTTTTTCATACAGCCTATTCTCTGGAATATCACCGTCAGTCACACTGAATTTATCAAATAAAACCACTCCAGCTGCTTTGCTGTCCTGTGAAGCACCTGGTAAATTTACTAATAGATCAGGCCTCCCCTCCTCACTGCTGCTTGtatctccacatgctgcatccTGGAAGGAGATGACTGGTACAGAATCATTGGAAGATCCTCTGCTGTCATCATCCAGTGCTAAGGAGTCAGTGGAATCCAGTTTAATGTGGCCAGCATCAGAATTACTCTTGTGATCAATTTCAGGCACCAGATTAAAAGCTGGTGCAGAATCATTTTTTTCAGTTTGCATTTTTTCTCCTGGGTCAAGATTTACCAATTCATTTGTACTGTCCTTGCTGTCAATTCTGAAAAATTCCATTGGACTTTTTTTAGATAGATTTAGTGATTCAGAGGTTTTGGTAGGACTAAAGGCATCCATGTTAATATCCTCAGTAAAAAATCGAAGCTCCTGCATTGTAGTAGGGGAACAAAGACTGTCATTACTGAGGAGGGAATGTGATCTTGTGGTCATTCCTATGTCTGCAGATCTTCCGGGCACATCTTCACAAACTGTTGGAAAAGTTTCAGATGAGAGACTGTCAGGTTCTTCCTTCTCCTGTTCATATTCATGACACAATGTAAGATAGCTACTAGTGCATTCGCCGTCATCTGCTTCAGACTCGGAGGATGGCGATCCTAATAGTTCATGTGAATTGTCTGAAGCATCCTCGTCTAGGGCACTACTACTATCCTGTGAACTTGAAGTCAGATTGCTGTTCATAGGTGGGTCCTGAAGCACATTTCCAAGGTCACTTGTCCCAGAGCCGACACTGCTGCCCAAGCCTTCGGTGCCCAACTGGTCCACAGTAAAATCACCTCGTTCCGCGTGTGTTTTGAAGCCAGATGTGCCTGGACCCGATGATTTAAAGCTTTCCTCGGACATTTTCTGGAGGAATTTGCAAATGTACGACCACAGTTTACCTCCTAAGTTAACAAATAACAAGCAAAAACAAAAAGTGACTTgattttacaaattctttttttttattctatCCTTGACTAGATATCATTAAACAAACTATCAAAATGGTCCTGGTCCAGACATTTTACAATATCATCTGGAGAAACACAAGTAATATAATATTTTATTAACTTGAGGGAATGCTAATTTCATGCAATGACTTCCAGGCAAATTCACAAATTGGAAAGAGCATGCTGGGAAATCATGCAGCCATTTGGACAGCAGAGTGTTTAGCTGGGGCTCTGGGTGCGAGAGCTTTATACAGCTGCACCCTGCTCAGCTTTCTCAACAAATGGCAGAGTAAGCATCCAACATCTACAGTTGTATCTTTATACTAAACAATCCACATGCTCACATTCAAAATGCTCCTTTAATAATGACCAAGAGAACCAACATTAAAAACTCAAATATTGTGTCTTGCCTCCACCACAATATATTGAAGGAGCCTTGTTCTCTGAAATATTCTGAAGTATTGTGGGTTCACACAAATCTACGACATCTACGTATGAAATCTAAGAGCAAGTAATGTTCTTACTTTAATCCTGTTAATGTACCTAAAATATTTTGTTATAGAAAGCCTATTATTATCTGCTTCACTAAGGCACTAAAATTATTCTGAGCATCTGCACAAATAACAGCAGCCCACATGAGCATCTAGTGCCATTATCATGTTCAATTGATCGTGTTTACTGTGCCAGATTGGAATGCAGGTATAAGCTGGCAGCTTTTACTTAATACTCCTCTAAGTGCTTGAATTGTAATGATTTAATTGCTACTTTAAACCCAAGTGCACATCATAGCTTCCAGCATATCAAACAGTGCCTTTGTAATAAGGTTTTACTAAAACTAAAGATGTCATTCCAAATGTCCAGGTTCTCGTCCAAAGTGCTTATAATATTAGGTAGCTTTATCAGAGGAGACATTAGGAGTTGTTCTTTCtttttgaattatatttattccCTCAAAGCCTTTCTGCTTCTACATGGTTCTCTTTGGAAAACAAAAGAGTGGGCCATCCTTGGCTGAGTTTATTTGGACTCCCTCATTGAGGTTCCTTATCTGACAACAGCCAAAAAACAAAAGGATGATGTGTGCTGGGAAATTAACAACAGAGACTACAATAATAATAGGGGCACACTTCCTCATTTGTATCACATAAATGGCACCTTGGTCTTGGTCTTAGTTTTAAGAACTTATAAATGTTCTTAATAATGAGGGGCACAGGTATAGGTGCAGTTAGccgaatgctattacagcaccagtgatccaggttcgaatTTGGAAGGAGTTCGTAaattctccgtgtctgcatgggcttcctccagttttcttccgcccttcaaaaacgtacatgGTTGATAAGTTAATAggacagcatgggtttcaatggttaGAATCAACTTCTACTGTGTTGAtaataattatatatatttttaataaaccTTCCATACTTACACATTTCTTCTCCATTAAATTTCAAACAGAAAGTTAACATAGTGACTATTGTTAACTTAATGCTATCAACAGCTCTGGTGCAGAGATTAAATGACTTGAACTATCCGAACTTATTTCTTCAAATGTCCAGGTTCTCAAAAAAAGTGCTTATAATATTAGATAGCTTTATCAGACAAGGCATTAGGAGTTGTTCttggcaatttaaaataaatgacatCTTTGATTTCATTTTTACTTTGCTTTTTGCCCTCTATACATTGTTTCAAATTCAATTTCACTTTAATTCACCCATCACTCATTTGTAATCCTTTCCTCGAGCCTTAATTCTCACTGGTAAAGGAAATAGACCACCTGCCCGCCTTCATTATGGTTCCAGGTGTCCTGCTGCCTGGACTGCACCATAATCAGCATAAAATTCCAGCTGTTAAGAAACACCAACCTGCCTCACCTgatccacctccatttccctcagTCCCACTTCAGTCACCCAGTAGCCCCCCCCTCacttttgagccctctgtcctcCGTCCAGTGTCACCTCGGGCCCATTTGTAGGCCCTGCACCCCCAAATGGCACTTACCTATGGATTGTCCCAGGATCCATAGGCCGTGCGCTGCCATGCTTTTTCTTGCA of the Narcine bancroftii isolate sNarBan1 chromosome 4, sNarBan1.hap1, whole genome shotgun sequence genome contains:
- the rps6kc1 gene encoding ribosomal protein S6 kinase delta-1 isoform X3; this translates as MRAEQISTQCLGTFMNSGSHHSMPPGLLSSRPAWNLRSPAEELKAFRVLGVIDKVLLVSDSRTQETFILKSLRKSSECSRNKRTIIPHCVPNMVQLKKQIVSDDSIFLLLQHAEGGKLWSYICKFLQKMSEESFKSSGPGTSGFKTHAERGDFTVDQLGTEGLGSSVGSGTSDLGNVLQDPPMNSNLTSSSQDSSSALDEDASDNSHELLGSPSSESEADDGECTSSYLTLCHEYEQEKEEPDSLSSETFPTVCEDVPGRSADIGMTTRSHSLLSNDSLCSPTTMQELRFFTEDINMDAFSPTKTSESLNLSKKSPMEFFRIDSKDSTNELVNLDPGEKMQTEKNDSAPAFNLVPEIDHKSNSDAGHIKLDSTDSLALDDDSRGSSNDSVPVISFQDAACGDTSSSEEGRPDLLVNLPGASQDSKAAGVVLFDKFSVTDGDIPENRLYEKPDVLQINYNIDHCMNSQETLGQILLDDEEASIDGNIDKVSRQQLQFSENREEQNVSERLNANIPADKEVNSLFPITQTENTSCINVASCSTLDLTYSNKKTPQSHDPIRSYVTVTAEDYSDHKELARTMKEVVTGKKEVSHEDKEFGEHTGTCDEGTQDIVSHSESINDNPVGENNITTRTNGDKLVSHIFKELEESYMRASNVRIPESCIQHWAAQMVVALDALHHEGIICHDLNPNNILLDDKGHIQLTYFSRWSEVDDSYDSSAIEKMYCAPEIGGIAEETEACDWWSLGAILFELLTGKPLFQCHPAGINTHTAINLPDHVSEEARSMVQQLLQYNPSERLGAGVSGVEDIKSHPFFHTVDWFRVTK
- the rps6kc1 gene encoding ribosomal protein S6 kinase delta-1 isoform X4 — protein: MVQLKKQIVSDDSIFLLLQHAEGGKLWSYICKFLQKMSEESFKSSGPGTSGFKTHAERGDFTVDQLGTEGLGSSVGSGTSDLGNVLQDPPMNSNLTSSSQDSSSALDEDASDNSHELLGSPSSESEADDGECTSSYLTLCHEYEQEKEEPDSLSSETFPTVCEDVPGRSADIGMTTRSHSLLSNDSLCSPTTMQELRFFTEDINMDAFSPTKTSESLNLSKKSPMEFFRIDSKDSTNELVNLDPGEKMQTEKNDSAPAFNLVPEIDHKSNSDAGHIKLDSTDSLALDDDSRGSSNDSVPVISFQDAACGDTSSSEEGRPDLLVNLPGASQDSKAAGVVLFDKFSVTDGDIPENRLYEKPDVLQINYNIDHCMNSQETLGQILLDDEEASIDGNIDKVSRQQLQFSENREEQNVSERLNANIPADKEVNSLFPITQTENTSCINVASCSTLDLTYSNKKTPQSHDPIRSYVTVTAEDYSDHKELARTMKEVVTGKKEVSHEDKEFGEHTGTCDEGTQDIVSHSESINDNPVGENNITTRTNGDKLVSHIFKELEESYMRASNVRIPESCIQHWAAQMVVALDALHHEGIICHDLNPNNILLDDKGHIQLTYFSRWSEVDDSYDSSAIEKMYCAPEIGGIAEETEACDWWSLGAILFELLTGKPLFQCHPAGINTHTAINLPDHVSEEARSMVQQLLQYNPSERLGAGVSGVEDIKSHPFFHTVDWFRVTK
- the rps6kc1 gene encoding ribosomal protein S6 kinase delta-1 isoform X1; the encoded protein is MLSQRQKKDLARFYTVTDPKRHRKGYTVYKVTARVVSRRNPEEVQEIVVWKRYNDFKKLHKEFWQLHKTIYRHPELFPPFAKGKVFGRFDKSVIEERRQCAEDLLQFSANVPALYNSKQLEDFFKGGEVYDGSELIGPVDASSELLNDSLSDGSTEARRDFFDDVTLSSQSECAEQEQPDLSSDSDALSLTADVDSLTEWDDGMASNKRHRRLEASLEPTTSPLQDTSNNGREGTKVLWSQPFGSLKHRIGRDDYLVKAGEQIKLALQKEAEQDFERAFNFYRTGVDLLLQGVQGEASPSRREAVKKKTAEYLMRAEQISTQCLGTFMNSGSHHSMPPGLLSSRPAWNLRSPAEELKAFRVLGVIDKVLLVSDSRTQETFILKSLRKSSECSRNKRTIIPHCVPNMVQLKKQIVSDDSIFLLLQHAEGGKLWSYICKFLQKMSEESFKSSGPGTSGFKTHAERGDFTVDQLGTEGLGSSVGSGTSDLGNVLQDPPMNSNLTSSSQDSSSALDEDASDNSHELLGSPSSESEADDGECTSSYLTLCHEYEQEKEEPDSLSSETFPTVCEDVPGRSADIGMTTRSHSLLSNDSLCSPTTMQELRFFTEDINMDAFSPTKTSESLNLSKKSPMEFFRIDSKDSTNELVNLDPGEKMQTEKNDSAPAFNLVPEIDHKSNSDAGHIKLDSTDSLALDDDSRGSSNDSVPVISFQDAACGDTSSSEEGRPDLLVNLPGASQDSKAAGVVLFDKFSVTDGDIPENRLYEKPDVLQINYNIDHCMNSQETLGQILLDDEEASIDGNIDKVSRQQLQFSENREEQNVSERLNANIPADKEVNSLFPITQTENTSCINVASCSTLDLTYSNKKTPQSHDPIRSYVTVTAEDYSDHKELARTMKEVVTGKKEVSHEDKEFGEHTGTCDEGTQDIVSHSESINDNPVGENNITTRTNGDKLVSHIFKELEESYMRASNVRIPESCIQHWAAQMVVALDALHHEGIICHDLNPNNILLDDKGHIQLTYFSRWSEVDDSYDSSAIEKMYCAPEIGGIAEETEACDWWSLGAILFELLTGKPLFQCHPAGINTHTAINLPDHVSEEARSMVQQLLQYNPSERLGAGVSGVEDIKSHPFFHTVDWFRVTK
- the rps6kc1 gene encoding ribosomal protein S6 kinase delta-1 isoform X2, producing MLSQRQKKDLARFYTVTDPKRHRKGYTVYKVTARVVSRRNPEEVQEIVVWKRYNDFKKLHKEFWQLHKTIYRHPELFPPFAKGKVFGRFDKSVIEERRQCAEDLLQFSANVPALYNSKQLEDFFKGGEVYDGSELIGPVDASSELLNDSLSDGSTEARRDFFDDVTLSSQSECAEQEQPDLSSDSDALSLTADVDSLTEWDDGMASNKRHRRLEASLEPTTSPLQDTSNNGREGTKVLWSQPFGSLKHRIGRDDYLVKAGEQIKLALQKEAEQDFERAFNFYRTGVDLLLQGVQGEASPSRREAVKKKTAEYLMRAEQISTQCLGTFMNSGSHHSMPPGLLSSRPAWNLRSPAEELKAFRVLGVIDKVLLVSDSRTQETFILKSLRKSSECSRNKRTIIPHCVPNMVQLKKQIVSDDSIFLLLQHAEGGKLWSYICKFLQKMSEESFKSSGPGTSGFKTHAERGDFTVDQLGTEGLGSSVGSGTSDLGNVLQDPPMNSNLTSSSQDSSSALDEDASDNSHELLGSPSSESEADDGECTSSYLTLCHEYEQEKEEPDSLSSETFPTVCEDVPGRSADIGMTTRSHSLLSNDSLCSPTTMQELRFFTEDINMDAFSPTKTSESLNLSKKSPMEFFRIDSKDSTNELVNLDPGEKMQTEKNDSAPAFNLVPEIDHKSNSDAGHIKLDSTDSLALDDDSRGSSNDSVPVISFQDAACGDTSSSEEGRPDLLVNLPGASQDSKAAGVVLFDKFSVTDGDIPENRLYEKPDVLQINYNIDHCMNSQETLGQILLDDEEASIDGNIDKVSRQQLQFSENREEQNVSERLNANIPADKEVNSLFPITQTENTSCINVASCSTLDLTYSNKKTPQSHDPIRSYVTVTAEDYSDHKELARTMKEVVTGKKEVSHEDKEFGEHTGTCDEGTQDIVSHSESINDNPVGENNITTRTNGDKLVSHIFKELEESYMRASNVRIPESCIQHWAAQMVVALDALHHEGIICHDLNPNNILLDDKGHIQLTYFSRWSEVDDSYDSSAIEKMYCAPEIGGIAEETEACDWWSLGAILFELLTGKPLFQCHPAGINTHTAINLPDHVSEEARSMVQQL